The DNA segment TGTGGTCATAAAATGGAAATTGCCGACGTTTCGTGCGAAACGATACACGTCTCAGCTTCCGTTGACCTTTTCGACAGATCCCCCTTAAACACCGGATTCTATCTGGGTATTCGGAAGGCTGATACTCAAATCGCCCTTTTTGCAGAAAAAATGTAGCAGTCTCTTAAAAATTGATTAAACCATTAATTATCAATATTTTAAGTAACTTTAAAAGGGCGACTATTTATCGGGCATCCGAAAGCAGGTCGCCGCAGCGCAATCCTTTATACAATCCTTCAGAATTGCCACCTGTCCGGCCACAACCCCCAAGAGTATCTGCTCGACGTGCTCAACCGCCTCGCTCGTGCAGATCGTAGCGACCCCGAGTTCATCTCCAGCCTGACTCCGAAAAACTGGAAGCCAGCTGCTAGTCAATGAGGTGCTCTAAGGGACGCTTACTCCCAAATGGCATTGTTACCCATTAGCAAATGAGAACGTG comes from the Opitutales bacterium genome and includes:
- a CDS encoding transposase domain-containing protein; protein product: MGHPKAGRRSAILYTILQNCHLSGHNPQEYLLDVLNRLARADRSDPEFISSLTPKNWKPAASQ